A region of Pseudomonas sp. PDM14 DNA encodes the following proteins:
- the mlaE gene encoding lipid asymmetry maintenance ABC transporter permease subunit MlaE translates to MRKSSPLERVRLFGRSGIDVVGTLGRSLLFLLSSLFGRSGLRNGTQLLIRQLYSIGVLSLPIIVVAGLFIGMVLALQGYNILTAYGSEQAVGQMVALTLLRELGPVVTGLLFAGRAGSALTAEIGNMKSTEQISSLEMIGVDPLKYIIAPRLWAGFISMPLLAAIFSVVGIWGGAMVAVDWLGVYEGSFWSNMQNSVDFMDDVLNGVIKSVVFAFVVTWIAVFQGYDCEPTSEGISRATTKTVVYASLAVLGLDFILTALMFGDI, encoded by the coding sequence ATGCGTAAGTCTTCTCCGCTCGAGCGCGTGCGCCTGTTCGGCCGCTCCGGGATCGACGTGGTCGGCACTCTGGGGCGCTCGCTGCTGTTCCTCCTGAGTTCTCTGTTCGGTCGCAGCGGCCTGCGCAACGGCACTCAACTGCTGATTCGCCAGCTGTACTCGATCGGTGTGCTGTCGCTGCCAATCATCGTGGTGGCCGGCCTGTTCATCGGCATGGTGCTGGCGCTGCAGGGCTACAACATTCTGACTGCCTACGGGTCTGAGCAAGCGGTGGGGCAGATGGTTGCCCTGACTCTTCTACGCGAGCTGGGCCCGGTGGTGACCGGTCTGCTGTTTGCCGGTCGCGCCGGTTCGGCGCTGACGGCCGAGATCGGCAACATGAAGTCCACCGAGCAGATTTCCAGCCTGGAAATGATCGGTGTCGATCCGCTGAAGTACATCATTGCCCCGCGTCTGTGGGCCGGGTTCATCTCCATGCCGCTGCTGGCCGCGATCTTCAGCGTGGTCGGTATCTGGGGCGGGGCGATGGTCGCCGTGGACTGGCTGGGGGTGTACGAGGGGTCGTTCTGGTCGAACATGCAGAACAGCGTGGACTTCATGGACGATGTGCTCAACGGCGTGATCAAGAGCGTCGTATTTGCCTTCGTGGTGACCTGGATCGCCGTGTTCCAGGGCTATGACTGCGAGCCGACCTCCGAAGGCATCAGCCGCGCCACGACCAAGACCGTGGTTTACGCCTCGCTGGCCGTGCTTGGCCTCGACTTTATTCTGACCGCCCTGATGTTTGGAGATATCTGA
- the mlaD gene encoding outer membrane lipid asymmetry maintenance protein MlaD, whose translation MQSRSLEIGVGLFLLAGLLALLLLALRVSGLSPGSSEETYKLYAHFDNIAGLTVRAKVTMAGVTIGKVTAIDLDRDSYTGRVTMELEKRVDNLPTDSTASILTAGLLGEKYIGISVGGEEDLLADGGTIHDTQSALVLEDLIGKFLINSVNKESK comes from the coding sequence ATGCAAAGCCGCTCCCTGGAAATCGGCGTGGGTCTGTTCCTGCTGGCAGGCCTGCTGGCCCTGCTGCTTCTTGCCCTGCGCGTCAGCGGCCTGTCGCCCGGCAGTTCGGAAGAAACCTACAAGCTGTACGCGCATTTCGACAATATTGCCGGTTTGACGGTCAGAGCTAAGGTGACCATGGCCGGTGTGACCATCGGCAAGGTCACCGCCATCGATCTGGACCGTGACAGCTACACCGGTCGCGTGACCATGGAGCTGGAAAAACGCGTGGACAATCTGCCCACCGATTCAACCGCTTCCATCCTCACCGCCGGCCTGCTGGGCGAGAAGTACATCGGCATCAGTGTCGGTGGCGAGGAGGATCTGCTGGCGGACGGTGGCACCATCCACGACACGCAGTCGGCGCTGGTGCTGGAAGACCTGATCGGCAAGTTCCTGATCAATTCGGTCAACAAAGAAAGCAAATGA
- a CDS encoding HPr family phosphocarrier protein encodes MPACEITIINKLGLHARAAAKFVGVAGRFPCQIRAGRSPESLVDGKSIMAVMMLAAGKGTTLHLHTEGEQDDNALNALIELINNKFDEGE; translated from the coding sequence ATGCCTGCCTGTGAAATCACCATCATCAACAAACTCGGCCTGCATGCCCGTGCAGCGGCCAAGTTCGTTGGCGTGGCCGGGCGCTTTCCCTGCCAGATCCGCGCCGGCCGTTCGCCGGAGAGCCTGGTGGACGGCAAGAGCATCATGGCGGTGATGATGCTGGCCGCCGGCAAGGGCACCACCCTGCACCTGCACACCGAAGGCGAGCAGGATGACAACGCGTTGAATGCGCTGATCGAGCTGATCAACAACAAGTTCGACGAAGGCGAGTAA
- the lptA gene encoding lipopolysaccharide transport periplasmic protein LptA translates to MRFVKTLPLLFIGLGAALGSASTWALPSDRDQPIRVQADSAELDDKQGVAVYRGGVVITQGTMKITGDTVTITQDANGEVEVFTSVGRPAYYEQKPAADKQIVKAYGLTIQYFASNERIVLIDQAKVIQEGNTFEGEKIVYDTQRQIVNAGRANGTSVSTPRPRIDMVIQPRKKTGQPEQGQ, encoded by the coding sequence ATGAGGTTCGTTAAAACCCTCCCCCTACTGTTCATCGGCCTCGGCGCAGCGCTTGGAAGCGCAAGTACCTGGGCCCTGCCAAGCGACCGCGATCAACCGATCCGCGTCCAGGCCGACAGCGCTGAACTGGACGACAAACAAGGCGTGGCCGTGTATCGCGGCGGCGTCGTCATCACCCAGGGCACCATGAAGATCACCGGCGACACGGTGACCATCACCCAGGACGCCAACGGCGAAGTCGAAGTGTTCACCTCGGTTGGCCGCCCGGCCTACTACGAGCAGAAACCGGCTGCCGACAAGCAGATCGTCAAGGCATACGGCCTGACCATCCAGTATTTCGCCAGCAACGAGCGCATCGTGCTGATCGACCAGGCCAAGGTGATTCAGGAAGGCAACACCTTCGAAGGCGAGAAGATCGTCTATGACACCCAGCGCCAGATCGTCAACGCCGGCCGCGCCAATGGCACCTCGGTAAGCACGCCGCGTCCGCGTATCGACATGGTCATCCAGCCGCGCAAGAAAACCGGCCAGCCGGAGCAAGGGCAGTAA
- a CDS encoding KdsC family phosphatase: MSDAAKHDELAQRAKAVKLAIFDVDGVLTDGRLYFLTDGSEFKTFNTLDGHGIKMLINSGVRTAIISGRKTPVVERRAQNLGIQHLYQGREDKLVVLDELLGELGLSYEQVAYLGDDLPDLPVIRRVGLGMAVASADGFVRQHAHGVTAARGGEGAAREFCELIMRAQGSLDAAQAAYL; this comes from the coding sequence ATGAGCGATGCAGCGAAACACGATGAACTGGCGCAGCGCGCCAAAGCGGTGAAGCTGGCGATCTTCGACGTCGACGGTGTGCTCACCGATGGCCGCCTGTACTTCCTCACCGACGGCAGCGAATTCAAGACCTTCAACACCCTCGACGGCCACGGCATCAAGATGCTGATCAACTCCGGCGTGCGCACCGCGATCATCAGCGGACGCAAGACGCCGGTGGTCGAGCGCCGCGCGCAGAACCTCGGCATCCAGCACCTGTATCAGGGTCGCGAAGACAAGCTGGTGGTGCTCGACGAACTGCTCGGCGAGCTGGGCCTGAGCTACGAACAGGTCGCCTACCTGGGCGACGACCTGCCCGACCTGCCGGTGATTCGCCGCGTCGGCCTGGGCATGGCGGTAGCCAGTGCGGACGGTTTCGTTCGCCAGCACGCCCACGGGGTCACGGCGGCACGCGGCGGCGAAGGTGCCGCACGCGAGTTCTGTGAATTGATCATGCGCGCCCAGGGCAGTCTAGACGCCGCCCAGGCCGCCTACCTCTAG
- the ptsN gene encoding PTS IIA-like nitrogen regulatory protein PtsN: MIRLENILTAGRSLVNVPGGSKKRVLEQIANLVARELPDLDGQDIFESLIAREKLGSTGFGNGIAIPHCRLPGCTAPISAVLRLEASVDFDAIDGAPVDLLFVLLVPEAATDEHLELLRQIASMLDRADVRERLRQAQSSEDLYRVVVDVQNGQ; this comes from the coding sequence ATGATCCGACTCGAAAACATCCTGACCGCCGGCCGTTCCCTCGTGAACGTGCCGGGCGGCAGTAAAAAACGCGTTCTAGAACAGATTGCCAACCTGGTTGCGCGTGAATTGCCTGACCTCGATGGGCAAGACATCTTCGAAAGCCTGATTGCCCGTGAAAAGCTCGGCTCCACCGGCTTCGGCAACGGCATCGCCATTCCCCACTGCCGCCTGCCCGGCTGTACTGCGCCGATAAGCGCCGTGCTGCGTCTGGAAGCGTCGGTCGATTTCGACGCCATCGACGGTGCACCGGTCGACCTGCTGTTCGTTCTCCTGGTGCCGGAAGCGGCCACCGACGAGCACCTCGAACTGCTCCGGCAGATCGCCAGCATGCTCGACCGCGCCGATGTGCGCGAACGCCTGCGTCAGGCGCAGAGCAGCGAGGATCTCTACCGGGTCGTCGTCGACGTGCAGAACGGCCAGTAG
- a CDS encoding ABC transporter ATP-binding protein has product MSADNAYAVELKGLTFKRGARTIFDNVDIRIPRGKVTGIMGPSGCGKTTLLRLIAAQLKPAAGEVWVNGQNLPTLSRADLFDMRKQFGVLFQSGALFTDLDVFENVAFPLRVHTRLSDEMIRDIVLLKLQAVGLRGAVELMPDELSGGMKRRVALARAIALDPQILMYDEPFVGQDPIAMGVLVRLIRLLNDALGITSIVVSHDLAETASIADYLYVVGDGQVLGQGTPAELMSSDNPRIQQFMKGIPDGPVPFHYPAPDYLDDLLGAP; this is encoded by the coding sequence ATGAGCGCCGATAATGCTTACGCTGTCGAGTTGAAGGGCCTGACCTTCAAGCGTGGCGCCCGCACCATCTTTGACAACGTCGATATCCGTATCCCGCGCGGCAAGGTCACCGGCATCATGGGGCCTTCCGGCTGCGGCAAGACCACGCTGCTGCGCCTGATCGCCGCGCAGCTCAAGCCCGCCGCCGGTGAAGTCTGGGTCAACGGGCAGAATCTGCCGACCCTGTCGCGAGCCGATCTGTTCGACATGCGCAAGCAGTTCGGCGTGCTGTTCCAGAGCGGCGCACTGTTCACCGATCTCGATGTGTTCGAAAACGTGGCATTTCCGCTGCGCGTGCATACCCGCCTGTCTGACGAGATGATTCGCGACATCGTGCTGCTGAAGCTGCAGGCCGTGGGCCTGCGGGGCGCTGTCGAACTGATGCCGGACGAGCTGTCCGGCGGCATGAAGCGGCGCGTCGCGCTCGCCCGGGCGATTGCCCTGGACCCGCAGATCCTCATGTACGACGAGCCGTTCGTCGGCCAGGACCCGATCGCCATGGGCGTGCTGGTGCGCCTGATCCGCCTGCTCAACGACGCACTGGGTATCACCAGCATCGTGGTGTCCCACGACCTGGCCGAAACCGCCAGCATTGCCGACTACCTCTATGTGGTTGGTGATGGTCAAGTGCTCGGTCAGGGCACCCCGGCGGAACTGATGAGTTCGGACAACCCGCGCATCCAGCAATTCATGAAGGGGATTCCCGACGGCCCGGTGCCGTTCCATTACCCCGCGCCGGATTACCTTGACGACCTGTTGGGAGCGCCTTGA
- a CDS encoding RNA polymerase factor sigma-54, with amino-acid sequence MKPSLVLKMGQQLTMTPQLQQAIRLLQLSTLDLQQEIQEALESNPMLERQEEGEDFDNSDPMADGSEEQVNQPVQEAIYQETNSTSADSIEDGEWNERIPNELPVDTAWEDVYQTSASSLPSNDDDEWDFTTRTSAGESLQTHLLWQLNLAPMSDTDRLIAVTLIDCINNQGYLEESLEEIVDAFDPEMDVELDEVEAVLHRIQQFEPAGIGARDLRECLLLQLRQLPANTPWLAEANRLAGDHLDLLGSRDYSQLMRRMKLKEDELRQVIELIQSLNPRPGSQIESSEPEYVVPDVIVRKHNERWLVELNQESVPRLRVNPQYAGFVRRADSSADNTFMRNQLQEARWFIKSLQSRNETLMKVATQIVEHQRGFLEYGDEAMKPLVLHDIAEAVGMHESTISRVTTQKFMHTPRGIYELKYFFSSHVSTSEGGECSSTAIRAIIKKLVAAENAKKPLSDSKIAGLLEAQGIQVARRTVAKYRESLGIAPSSERKRLM; translated from the coding sequence ATGAAACCCTCGCTAGTCCTCAAGATGGGCCAGCAGCTGACGATGACACCGCAGCTGCAGCAAGCCATTCGCCTACTCCAGCTGTCGACCCTGGACCTGCAACAGGAAATCCAGGAGGCCCTGGAGTCCAATCCCATGCTCGAGCGCCAGGAGGAAGGAGAGGACTTCGACAACTCCGACCCCATGGCCGACGGCAGCGAAGAACAGGTCAACCAACCGGTTCAGGAAGCGATCTACCAGGAAACCAACAGCACCAGCGCCGATTCGATCGAAGACGGCGAGTGGAACGAGCGCATCCCTAACGAGCTGCCGGTCGATACCGCCTGGGAAGACGTCTACCAGACCAGCGCCAGCAGCCTGCCGAGTAACGATGACGACGAGTGGGACTTCACCACCCGCACTTCCGCCGGCGAGAGCCTGCAGACTCACCTGTTGTGGCAACTCAATCTGGCGCCGATGTCGGATACCGACCGCCTGATCGCCGTGACCCTGATCGACTGCATCAACAACCAGGGCTACCTGGAAGAATCGCTCGAGGAAATCGTCGACGCCTTCGATCCTGAAATGGACGTCGAGCTGGACGAAGTGGAGGCGGTGCTGCATCGCATCCAGCAGTTCGAACCCGCGGGTATTGGTGCCCGCGACCTGCGCGAATGCCTGCTGCTGCAACTGCGTCAGTTGCCGGCAAATACGCCCTGGCTGGCCGAGGCCAACCGCCTCGCCGGTGATCACCTCGACCTGCTCGGCAGCCGCGACTACAGCCAGCTGATGCGCCGCATGAAGCTCAAGGAAGACGAGCTGCGACAGGTCATCGAACTGATCCAGAGCCTCAACCCGCGCCCCGGTTCGCAGATCGAGTCCAGCGAGCCGGAATACGTGGTGCCGGACGTGATCGTGCGCAAGCACAACGAGCGCTGGCTGGTCGAGTTGAACCAGGAGTCCGTGCCGCGCCTGCGCGTCAACCCGCAGTACGCCGGCTTCGTGCGTCGCGCCGACTCCAGCGCCGACAACACCTTCATGCGCAACCAGCTGCAGGAGGCCCGCTGGTTCATCAAGAGCCTGCAGAGCCGCAACGAAACCCTGATGAAAGTCGCCACGCAGATCGTCGAGCATCAGCGCGGCTTCCTCGAGTATGGCGACGAGGCGATGAAGCCCCTGGTCCTGCACGACATCGCCGAGGCGGTAGGCATGCATGAGTCGACCATCTCGCGCGTCACCACGCAGAAATTCATGCACACCCCGCGCGGCATTTACGAGTTGAAGTACTTCTTCTCCAGCCACGTCAGCACCTCCGAAGGCGGTGAATGCTCCTCCACCGCGATCCGCGCCATCATCAAGAAACTGGTCGCCGCGGAAAACGCGAAAAAGCCGTTGAGTGACAGCAAGATCGCTGGTTTACTGGAAGCACAGGGCATTCAGGTTGCTCGTCGCACAGTCGCCAAATACCGCGAATCCCTCGGGATAGCGCCTTCGAGCGAACGCAAACGACTGATGTGA
- the lptC gene encoding LPS export ABC transporter periplasmic protein LptC, producing the protein MFAKLRRPVIFTLIAALLVAVGYWNIRPESFMERQTVAEAESAVDFYAINASTQQYQEDGQLHYEMTAEKLEHLKASDVTLVSKPDLQLYRGTPYPWHIQSARGEVAPEGKEVELIDDVRIARTDAKGRPTVITSSRMTVFPDKEYAQTRQAVRIEAANGVTTAKGMKAYMNDGRINLLSNVRGQHEVR; encoded by the coding sequence ATGTTCGCCAAACTGCGCCGCCCCGTGATTTTCACCCTGATCGCCGCCCTGCTGGTCGCCGTTGGCTACTGGAACATCCGCCCGGAGAGTTTCATGGAGCGGCAGACCGTCGCCGAGGCCGAAAGCGCGGTCGACTTCTACGCCATCAACGCCAGCACCCAGCAATACCAGGAAGACGGCCAGCTGCACTACGAGATGACCGCCGAAAAACTGGAGCACCTCAAGGCCAGCGACGTGACCCTGGTGAGCAAGCCCGACCTGCAGCTGTACCGTGGCACGCCCTACCCATGGCATATCCAGAGCGCGCGCGGCGAAGTCGCCCCGGAGGGCAAGGAAGTCGAGCTGATCGACGATGTGCGCATCGCACGCACCGACGCCAAGGGCCGCCCCACCGTGATCACCAGCAGCCGCATGACGGTATTTCCCGATAAGGAATATGCGCAAACCCGGCAAGCCGTTAGAATCGAGGCCGCCAACGGGGTGACCACGGCAAAAGGAATGAAAGCGTACATGAATGACGGCAGGATCAACCTGCTGTCCAACGTAAGAGGCCAGCATGAGGTTCGTTAA
- the rapZ gene encoding RNase adapter RapZ: MRLIIVSGRSGSGKSTALDVLEDNGFYCIDNLPAGLLPELAQSALLQTELMHPQVAVSIDARNLPSQLRRFPELLEEVRARHIVCDVLYLDADEETLLKRFSETRRRHPLTNESRALAEAIRDEELLLAPITDLADLKIDTTHLNLYQLRDTIKLRLLNKPEPGTAFLIESFGFKRGMPVDADLVFDVRCLPNPYWKPDLREMSGLEQPVAEYLAAQPDVEEMYQDIHAYLSKWLPRFAASNRAYVTIAIGCTGGHHRSVYLANRLGEALKPTLKNVQVRHRDLH, from the coding sequence ATGCGCCTGATCATCGTCAGCGGTCGCTCCGGCTCGGGCAAGAGCACCGCCCTCGATGTACTGGAGGACAACGGTTTCTACTGCATCGACAACCTGCCCGCCGGCCTGTTGCCCGAGCTGGCGCAAAGCGCCCTGCTGCAAACCGAACTGATGCACCCGCAAGTGGCCGTGTCGATCGACGCGCGCAACCTGCCCAGCCAGCTGCGGCGCTTCCCAGAACTGCTCGAGGAAGTCCGCGCCCGGCATATCGTCTGCGACGTGCTCTATCTGGATGCCGATGAGGAGACCCTGCTCAAGCGCTTCTCCGAGACCCGCCGGCGCCACCCGCTGACCAACGAAAGCCGTGCCCTGGCCGAAGCCATCCGTGATGAAGAGCTGCTGCTCGCACCGATCACCGACCTGGCCGACCTGAAGATCGACACCACCCACCTGAACCTCTATCAGTTGCGCGACACCATCAAGCTGCGCCTGCTGAACAAGCCGGAGCCGGGTACCGCGTTTCTCATCGAGTCGTTCGGCTTCAAGCGCGGCATGCCGGTCGACGCCGACCTGGTATTCGATGTGCGTTGCCTGCCCAACCCGTACTGGAAGCCCGATCTGCGCGAAATGTCCGGCCTGGAACAACCGGTGGCCGAGTACCTCGCGGCGCAGCCGGATGTCGAGGAGATGTACCAGGACATCCACGCCTACCTGAGCAAATGGCTGCCGCGCTTCGCTGCCAGCAACCGCGCCTACGTGACCATCGCGATTGGCTGCACCGGTGGTCATCACCGCTCGGTATACTTGGCCAACCGCCTGGGCGAAGCGCTCAAGCCGACCCTGAAGAACGTCCAGGTTCGCCATCGAGACCTACACTAA
- a CDS encoding ZIP family metal transporter, with the protein MRTLLQSFSNTNSRTLRYVLGFTVVLSGSTLLLMQAAAATLVIEPQLWRALQGGMLCALGTALGALPVLFMRGISVRMTDTLLGFGGGVMLAATVFSLLIPALDAAGDLGFTKWGAGFLASLGVLIGASALFGLGRLLPQPNLEVREDGRQPIPPRILLFVIAVVLHNIPEGMAVGVSAGAGLPGADSLAMGIALQDLPEGLIISLVLAGAGMGRGKALLIGAASGLVEPVFAVLCAWLVGVSALLLPWGLALAAGAMLFAVTHEIIPESHRKGFEAEASMGLAAGFCLMMVMDTALA; encoded by the coding sequence ATGCGAACCTTGCTGCAGAGTTTTTCCAACACCAACAGTCGCACCCTGCGCTATGTGCTGGGATTCACCGTGGTGCTCAGCGGCAGCACGCTGCTGCTGATGCAGGCGGCTGCGGCCACGCTGGTCATCGAGCCGCAACTGTGGCGGGCGCTGCAGGGCGGCATGCTGTGCGCGCTGGGCACGGCGCTCGGTGCGCTGCCGGTGCTGTTCATGCGCGGGATCTCCGTGCGCATGACCGACACCCTGCTCGGCTTCGGCGGCGGGGTGATGCTGGCGGCCACGGTATTCTCCCTGCTGATTCCGGCGCTGGATGCGGCGGGTGACCTGGGCTTCACCAAGTGGGGTGCCGGCTTTCTTGCCAGCCTCGGTGTGCTGATCGGCGCCAGCGCGCTGTTCGGCCTTGGTCGGCTGCTGCCGCAGCCGAATCTCGAGGTGCGTGAGGATGGCCGTCAGCCGATTCCGCCGCGGATCTTGTTGTTCGTCATCGCCGTGGTCCTGCACAACATTCCCGAGGGCATGGCGGTCGGCGTGTCCGCGGGTGCCGGTTTGCCCGGTGCCGACAGCCTGGCGATGGGCATTGCGCTGCAGGATCTGCCGGAAGGGTTGATCATTTCCCTGGTGCTCGCCGGTGCCGGCATGGGGCGCGGCAAGGCGCTGCTGATCGGCGCGGCGTCAGGGCTGGTCGAGCCGGTGTTCGCCGTGCTGTGCGCCTGGCTGGTCGGGGTGTCGGCGCTGCTGCTGCCCTGGGGATTGGCGCTGGCGGCGGGGGCGATGCTGTTTGCGGTGACTCACGAGATTATCCCCGAATCCCATCGCAAGGGCTTCGAGGCAGAGGCCAGCATGGGCCTGGCGGCAGGGTTCTGTCTGATGATGGTGATGGACACCGCGCTGGCCTGA
- the lptB gene encoding LPS export ABC transporter ATP-binding protein, with translation MATLKAQHLAKSYKGRQVVRDVSLSIDSGQIVGLLGPNGAGKTTCFYMIVGLVQADQGRVLIDDLDVSHQPMHGRARVGIGYLPQEASIFRKLSVADNIMAILETRKDLDRDGRKAALETLLQEFHISHIRDSLGMSLSGGERRRVEIARALATEPKFILLDEPFAGVDPISVGDIKQIIHHLKAKGIGVLITDHNVRETLDICETAYIVNDGQLIAEGDAESILANQLVKEVYLGHEFRL, from the coding sequence ATGGCAACCCTGAAAGCGCAACACCTGGCGAAGAGCTACAAGGGCCGACAGGTCGTTCGCGACGTCAGCCTGTCCATCGACAGCGGCCAGATCGTCGGCCTGCTCGGCCCCAACGGTGCCGGCAAGACCACCTGTTTCTACATGATCGTCGGCCTGGTACAGGCCGATCAGGGGCGCGTGCTGATCGACGACCTCGACGTCAGCCACCAGCCCATGCACGGTCGCGCACGCGTCGGTATCGGCTACCTGCCGCAGGAAGCCTCGATCTTCCGCAAGCTGTCGGTGGCCGACAACATCATGGCCATCCTGGAAACCCGCAAGGATCTTGACCGCGACGGGCGCAAGGCCGCACTGGAGACCCTGCTGCAGGAATTCCATATCAGCCACATCCGCGACAGCCTGGGCATGAGCCTGTCCGGCGGTGAACGCCGCCGCGTGGAAATTGCCCGCGCCCTGGCGACCGAGCCGAAATTCATCCTGCTCGACGAACCCTTTGCCGGTGTCGACCCGATTTCCGTCGGCGACATCAAGCAGATCATTCATCACCTCAAGGCCAAAGGCATCGGCGTACTGATCACCGATCACAACGTGCGCGAAACGCTCGACATCTGCGAGACCGCCTACATTGTCAACGATGGCCAGCTGATCGCCGAAGGCGACGCCGAGAGCATTCTGGCCAACCAGCTGGTGAAAGAAGTCTACCTCGGACACGAATTCCGCCTCTGA
- the hpf gene encoding ribosome hibernation-promoting factor, HPF/YfiA family: MQVNISGHQLDVTDALRDYVGEKLSRLERHFDKITNVQVTLEVEKLKQKIEATLHIAGGEVVANAEHEDMYAAIDLLADKLDRQLIKHKEKQLGRLQGAAAR, translated from the coding sequence ATGCAAGTCAACATCAGTGGACATCAACTGGATGTGACCGACGCCCTGCGCGACTATGTCGGCGAGAAACTCAGCCGGCTGGAGCGCCATTTCGACAAGATCACCAATGTGCAGGTGACCCTGGAGGTCGAGAAGCTCAAACAGAAAATCGAAGCGACCCTGCACATCGCCGGAGGCGAAGTGGTCGCCAACGCAGAACACGAAGACATGTATGCGGCGATCGATCTGCTCGCCGACAAACTCGACCGCCAACTGATCAAGCACAAGGAAAAGCAGCTGGGTCGCCTGCAAGGCGCCGCAGCCCGCTGA
- a CDS encoding KpsF/GutQ family sugar-phosphate isomerase: MSQSSDLIQSAQRTIRLELEAIQDLLARINGDFVRACELLLACKGRIVVVGMGKSGHVGNKIAATLASTGTPAFFVHPAEASHGDMGMITRDDVVVALSNSGSTAEIVTLLPLIKRLGITLISMTGNPESPLAKAAEVNLDARVAQEACPLNLAPTSSTTVSLVLGDALAIALLEARGFTAEDFAFSHPGGALGRRLLLKVENVMHAGERLPLVGRGTSLRDALLEMTRKGLGMTVIIEADGKLAGIFTDGDLRRTLDKGIDVRNAIIDDVMTVHGKTARAEMLAAEALRIMEDHKINSLVVTDDADTPVGALNMHDLLRAGVL, encoded by the coding sequence ATGAGCCAGTCCAGCGATCTGATCCAGTCCGCCCAACGCACCATCCGCCTCGAACTGGAGGCCATTCAAGACCTGCTCGCCCGCATCAACGGCGACTTCGTCCGTGCGTGCGAACTGCTGCTGGCCTGCAAGGGCCGCATCGTCGTGGTAGGCATGGGCAAGTCCGGCCACGTCGGCAACAAGATTGCCGCCACCCTGGCCAGTACCGGCACACCAGCGTTCTTCGTGCATCCGGCCGAGGCCAGTCACGGCGACATGGGCATGATCACCCGTGACGATGTCGTGGTTGCCCTGTCCAACTCCGGCTCCACTGCCGAGATCGTCACCCTGCTGCCGCTGATCAAGCGCCTGGGCATCACCCTCATCAGCATGACCGGCAACCCGGAATCGCCGCTGGCCAAGGCCGCCGAAGTCAACCTGGACGCCCGCGTGGCCCAGGAAGCCTGTCCACTGAATCTGGCACCCACTTCTTCCACCACCGTATCACTGGTCCTCGGCGACGCCCTGGCCATTGCCCTGCTCGAGGCCCGCGGCTTCACCGCCGAGGATTTCGCCTTCTCCCATCCCGGTGGCGCACTGGGCCGCCGCCTGCTGCTCAAGGTGGAGAACGTCATGCACGCCGGCGAACGCCTGCCACTGGTTGGCCGGGGCACGTCGCTGCGCGATGCACTGCTGGAAATGACCCGCAAGGGCCTCGGCATGACCGTGATCATCGAAGCCGACGGCAAACTGGCCGGGATCTTCACCGACGGCGACCTGCGTCGCACCCTGGACAAGGGCATCGACGTGCGCAATGCGATCATCGACGACGTCATGACCGTGCACGGCAAGACCGCCCGCGCCGAGATGCTCGCCGCCGAAGCGCTGAGAATCATGGAAGACCACAAGATAAACTCGCTGGTCGTGACCGACGACGCCGACACGCCTGTCGGCGCCCTCAACATGCACGACCTTCTGCGCGCCGGAGTACTCTGA